From Leptospira dzoumogneensis, one genomic window encodes:
- a CDS encoding NAD(P)/FAD-dependent oxidoreductase — protein sequence MKFDHEVLIIGGGPAGLSAALALGRMSRTALVCDDSRPRNAASSHLNNFPTRDGIHPAEWRKLVRKDLEKYNTIGFFEGSVLSVERSGSGFAAKLSSDKLLHFKKVILAYGVEDKYLSVPGYKELWGKSIFHCPYCHGFEVRGSKLGLIGNGDTLFYMLPLIYDLASDLVIFTNGKAEFKEQQRTLLERKKIRFVEDKITGFVYEGEKLQAITFENGENIERDGLYALPTFPFNLKSTIGEKLGCEKDQFGFYKVGERGKTSVDGVYACGDNSNGAHSVLLAAASGGMAGAGIVHELLSEKLLE from the coding sequence ATGAAATTCGATCATGAAGTATTAATTATAGGCGGAGGTCCTGCAGGACTCAGCGCAGCCTTGGCTTTGGGAAGAATGAGCAGGACCGCTCTAGTCTGCGATGATAGTCGTCCTAGGAATGCAGCTTCTTCTCATTTAAATAATTTTCCGACCAGAGACGGGATCCATCCTGCAGAATGGAGAAAATTAGTAAGAAAAGATTTAGAAAAATATAATACGATCGGCTTTTTCGAAGGAAGTGTCCTCTCTGTAGAAAGATCAGGATCGGGTTTTGCGGCCAAATTATCCTCGGATAAACTACTTCATTTCAAAAAAGTCATTCTTGCATACGGGGTAGAAGACAAATATCTATCGGTTCCCGGGTATAAAGAGCTTTGGGGAAAATCGATCTTCCATTGTCCCTATTGCCATGGATTCGAAGTTAGAGGTTCCAAGCTGGGTCTGATCGGGAACGGAGATACTTTATTCTATATGCTTCCTCTTATATACGATCTTGCATCCGACTTGGTTATTTTTACGAATGGAAAAGCGGAATTCAAGGAACAGCAGAGGACCTTATTGGAGAGAAAGAAGATCCGTTTCGTAGAAGATAAGATCACAGGTTTTGTGTATGAAGGAGAAAAACTCCAAGCTATTACTTTTGAAAACGGTGAAAATATAGAGAGAGACGGTCTTTATGCACTTCCAACTTTCCCTTTTAACTTAAAATCCACAATCGGAGAAAAACTTGGCTGCGAAAAGGATCAGTTCGGCTTCTATAAAGTTGGAGAAAGAGGAAAGACGAGTGTAGATGGAGTTTATGCCTGCGGAGACAACTCGAATGGTGCACATTCCGTTTTACTAGCCGCGGCTTCCGGAGGAATGGCAGGAGCAGGTATAGTTCATGAGTTATTAAGCGAGAAATTATTGGAGTAG
- a CDS encoding LysR family transcriptional regulator yields MDLSKLRSFIVVAEELNFRKSAEILGMSQPPLTRLISSFEEELSTKLFERSTRHVKLTGAGVHLLKEGREIIAKAEKIEKEVRSIGKLKAGGLSIGFSTTTFMASLPQIINEFQDRFPRIKLQLQQETRNRIIKGLKSAQFDICFLEGEVSDPRLEKHPVHDEVLGVLVPKKHPLAKREEIEFKELKEETVILHPKKDSGSFYDTISQLFKQSGIKPKVYIKNERESCPILVATGKGVSLTILGAQNFAPADTKFVPIKQLYLPVSVFYVPENQNPSLRTFLSFVSESSFIKNKHAECLMDVMRL; encoded by the coding sequence ATGGATTTATCTAAATTAAGATCTTTTATAGTCGTTGCCGAGGAATTGAATTTTAGGAAGAGCGCTGAAATTTTGGGAATGTCCCAGCCTCCTTTGACTAGATTGATTTCCTCTTTCGAAGAGGAACTTTCCACCAAATTATTCGAAAGATCTACAAGGCATGTAAAACTTACCGGAGCGGGAGTTCATCTACTGAAAGAAGGCAGAGAGATCATTGCAAAAGCGGAAAAAATAGAAAAAGAAGTCCGTTCTATCGGTAAACTCAAAGCAGGAGGGCTCAGTATCGGTTTTTCTACGACTACATTTATGGCGAGTCTGCCCCAGATCATTAATGAGTTCCAGGATCGTTTTCCCAGGATCAAACTACAGCTTCAACAGGAAACTAGGAACAGGATCATCAAAGGTCTAAAATCTGCTCAATTCGATATTTGTTTTTTAGAAGGAGAAGTCTCCGATCCTCGTTTAGAAAAACACCCGGTTCATGACGAGGTCCTCGGCGTGCTTGTTCCTAAAAAACATCCTCTTGCTAAAAGAGAAGAGATAGAATTTAAGGAATTAAAAGAAGAGACAGTCATCTTGCATCCTAAAAAAGATTCGGGAAGTTTTTACGATACCATCTCCCAACTTTTTAAACAAAGCGGGATCAAACCAAAAGTATATATAAAGAATGAAAGAGAAAGTTGTCCGATCTTGGTTGCCACAGGAAAAGGAGTTTCTTTAACGATTTTAGGCGCACAGAATTTTGCGCCTGCAGATACTAAATTTGTTCCGATCAAACAATTGTATTTGCCCGTTTCCGTTTTTTATGTTCCGGAAAATCAAAACCCTTCTTTAAGAACTTTTTTAAGTTTTGTATCCGAAAGTAGTTTTATCAAAAACAAACATGCGGAATGCCTTATGGACGTAATGAGGCTTTAA
- a CDS encoding TauD/TfdA family dioxygenase, giving the protein MSATSLVRTSGKKKALVKKVAEKKKIRPSKTSEEISKNLIKGLNLPIVYSPSSPEKADLKYLTDWIKKNHKEVQRDLLIYGAILFRGFNIGSSENFEKVALGLDHNLSEAYLGTSPRDKKTKFVHTASELPSAYPIMQHAEMSFLNKPPKKLFFYAKLAPSKNGETPITDLRTVLREMPSHISDKVEKQGIRYIRHYDGPGASRYSLWKTKPWSEMFKTADKKEAEKEIKKQDFEHEWLPGNKLRLINSQVGVRKHPISGSKAWHNHSQTFHIDSPRLEYEYVFKRQKTFRGFGVYLILNLLTAIKKGFSKSEDLDVHATYGDGSEISNKDIKTIIGVFWKNIQIFSWQKDDILYIDNYSVSHGRLPFVGPREIQVAWTE; this is encoded by the coding sequence ATGTCCGCTACTAGTCTTGTTAGAACTTCAGGGAAAAAGAAGGCACTGGTCAAAAAAGTTGCAGAAAAAAAGAAAATTAGGCCTTCCAAAACTTCGGAAGAAATTTCCAAAAATCTGATCAAAGGTCTGAATCTTCCTATCGTTTATTCTCCTTCTTCTCCGGAAAAAGCGGACCTAAAATATCTAACCGATTGGATCAAAAAGAACCATAAGGAAGTACAAAGAGATCTGTTGATCTATGGCGCGATTCTATTCAGAGGTTTTAATATAGGTTCTTCCGAAAATTTCGAGAAGGTTGCTTTGGGTTTGGATCACAATCTTTCGGAAGCATATTTGGGAACTTCTCCCAGAGATAAAAAGACAAAGTTTGTTCATACTGCGAGTGAACTTCCATCCGCTTATCCGATCATGCAGCATGCAGAGATGAGCTTCTTAAATAAACCTCCTAAAAAACTTTTCTTTTATGCAAAACTTGCTCCTTCCAAAAACGGAGAAACTCCTATCACGGATCTAAGAACCGTTTTGAGAGAAATGCCTTCTCATATCTCGGACAAAGTGGAAAAGCAAGGGATCAGATACATTCGTCATTATGACGGTCCGGGAGCTTCCCGTTATAGTCTTTGGAAAACGAAACCTTGGAGCGAAATGTTCAAAACGGCGGATAAAAAAGAAGCGGAGAAGGAGATAAAAAAACAGGATTTCGAACATGAATGGCTGCCCGGAAATAAATTAAGATTAATTAATTCTCAAGTAGGGGTCAGAAAACATCCGATCTCAGGATCAAAAGCCTGGCATAATCACAGTCAAACGTTTCATATAGATTCTCCGAGATTAGAATACGAATATGTTTTCAAAAGACAAAAAACCTTTAGAGGATTCGGAGTTTATCTGATCTTAAACTTACTGACTGCCATCAAAAAAGGATTCAGCAAATCTGAGGATCTGGATGTTCACGCTACCTACGGGGATGGATCAGAAATTTCTAATAAAGATATCAAAACGATCATAGGTGTATTCTGGAAGAATATCCAAATTTTCTCCTGGCAGAAGGATGATATTCTTTATATAGACAACTATTCGGTTTCTCACGGAAGGCTTCCGTTTGTGGGCCCAAGAGAGATCCAAGTCGCTTGGACGGAATAG